The DNA segment ttgagaactgttcatacacgtaaattgttgtatgcaggaaacatcccttgcatgaagggccaaTTTAGGTGAAATTATGATCGATATacttccattcaatgattctcaattgctacttcttcattAATTCATCTCTTACACATAAAATAATGTGTAGGACAAGACGTATGCACACTATGTATTATGTCGCTTAATAAGCTTACAGATGTTATATTTTACGTGTAGGAGACAATTCATAATGTAAAGACATGGTATATTGTAAGGATTCCAAAATTCTTGAATATCGGTCTACAGGACTAGCTCTTTTGGGCTCAGACTAAAAATTAACCTAATgatttttttgtattatatCAAATAATAAATAGCAAGAAAATAGCTAAATATACAGAAATTGTCTGATAAATTTCTATCCGAATATACTTTACTTCATCGTTTTGaatattattaattaatataaactAATCTCATATTGTCAATAGTACCCATGAGTATGAGTACAACACTTGGTATGAAAGAGATTTCAACAATAGCTGGAAAagtgaattgccaggaattgttgACAATGGTACTGAATTGCCAGGAAATATTGTGAATTGCTatgaattttcgaacaattcacgaattctttgaaaattctTATGAATTGTGTGGATTTTTCATGAATTCCAAGGCATTATTAATTATTAGGTCATGCACTGCAATTTTATAGTCGCAGTAaggagggtaccctccataaGTCGCAGAAATGAGTACTTTGCATGAACTGTAGGTATACTGGATGCAGGTCCATGTATGCATCTAGTATacgggctgtggtccgtatatacactttggtgtcttctggttagtaagtgggcggtccgtatatgttgAATTCCTGACAACTGAGTAActgctctggtaactttcggttaccatgTTACCAAATgtatagctgtattcgggttcgaatttatttatttatttatttaaagagTACAATGTTCTACAGGTTAAACCCAACTACAGAACAAggtaaacaagaaaaaaaaaactaattcaAATATACAAAATAAGACAAGTAAGACAAAGTCAGGCAAAAAAGTATGACTTGATATCTGAGATgctacaataaaaaatatccaaGTCAGGACAAACAGAGTTACGGGCACAACACAAATTATAAAGAGGTGAATATTTCAGTGTATTAGTTCTCGGTGTTGGCATGTAAAATGTGTTCTCCGCTCTGGAAGCAGGTCTCGGGATTAGAAAACTGAGATTACCAAGTAAATAGGAATCCTTAACCATCCCACCGATCAACTTGTGCACGAACACAACGAACTGGCAGTCCCTCCGACATTTCAGACCCTTCATACCGTGTCTACTCAAAAGTAAATCTTGAGTGTATCCGATGGGCGGATACACATTATCCTCTCTATAAGACAACAGCTTCAGGAAACGTCGTTGGACCGACTCAATCCCATCAATATGGTTTTGGTGGTGAGGGGACCATACTAAAAAGCTGCATACTCCAGCCTAGATCTGACATATGCGTAATAAAGGATCTTCAATGTGGCTGTATCCGAAAAGTCACGAGAAATGGGCGCAATAAATCCATACATCCCCCTCGCAGTAGACAGAGATCACTCCCAAATCTGTCAACACCGCCGGACGCTCAAGCGAGTTACCATCCACAGTATAATCAAAATGGATTACATTTTTGTTATGTGAAAAAGACATGACATAACACTTCTTGGCATTCAGATTCAATCGGTTCCTCTCGCACCACTCAACAACGCGCAGCAAATTGATGGAAAGCCGCTCAAAATCCAATGCATCCCTCACCTCAAGGAACATCTTGAAATCTTGCAAATAGCAAACAGTATACGCCCACCACATTAGCCAAGtcattgatgaaaattatgaaaagcaGTGGTCCAAGGTTACTGCCCTGCGGCACTCCCGAAGTACTCGAAAACAGTCTAGACCGCACACCGTTGAACTCAACATATTGCCGCCGGTTGGACAAGTAGGACTTGAAAAGATTAATGAGATTAGAGCAAAAGCCAAATTGGGACAACTTCGTCAACAAAATTCCATGGTCCTCTCAATTACCTCAGAAACAAACTGGGTTATGCTTAGGAGGTTGGTAACTGTTGAACGGCCCTTGACGAAACCATGCTGAAAAGGTGATATTCGATTACAGACTAGAGGATATAACCGAGTGTAAAGGAGGATCTCAAATATTTTGCTTGAATTACAGATTATTGATATCGGTCGGAAATTAGAAATATCAAGCTTATTGCCCTTTTTGTGAACTGGGCGCACCTTGGAAAGCTTCCACGCATCAGGAACGATGCAACTTCTCAAACAGGTATTGAACAAGATTGTGAGCGGATACGCCAAAACACACGCACAATCCTTGAAAATCAAGGAGGGAATGCCATCCGGACCCATAGTCATAGTTGGTTTCATCTTCCTCAAAACCGTAAGAACCTCACTTTCCTCAAAGAATGCAACATTAATGTTAGTCATGTAAGGATCCTCAATCTCTTCAACATCCGTAGTACTAGTAGTAAAAGATTTTGCGAGAAAATTAGCAAAGCTATCAAGTATGTCTAATGGACCATCCATTAACTGTCCATCATAGAACATCTGCCCAGAAACAGTTGTTGAACCCTTCTTATTGTTTATGAATGACCAAAATTTTTTGgggttattttttatgtttcgttCTGACCTCTCCACAAATGCTCTGTAGGCTTTAGCTGTATCTAATTTAATTTTGGCTCGCAGACGAACGAACTCCCTTCCAGCAGTGAcatcattctttttttttgaataatttccaaAATTTCGCCTTCAAGCGAATTAACCGAATAATCTCCTTATTGAACCATGGAGGATATCTACGCTTGTTCTTATCAGTTCGAACGGGGACACAACGATCAAATACGCTATAGATTCTGTCATAAAAGAAGTCGGAAGCATCATCAGGATTGTTGATATTCGCCAGGAAGGTCCAGTCAATATCCGCAATAAGATCATACATGAGGAAAAAATTCGCTTTGCTGAAGTCGTATTCGTGCTCGTAACAGGTAATAAAATTCCCCTTTAAACTGCGCGTGATATTAGGTGAGCAACTGACACATAATGCTGGATGGTGTTTATCCTCAACCAATAAAGGATCCTGCGACCTCTCCGCGAGACAATCATCACCACTGAAGATAACCAGATTAAGAGTTCTATTGTATTCATTGCGCACAAAATTATTCTGTGTGAAATTGTTGATTTCCAAAAATTCACCGAGAAGAATAACAGGTGTGTTACGTGGTTGGGAAGGATGAAGGATCATCAATGTGGGAAGCATATGCAGAAATGTTGAAATCACCAACAATGAGGAACTTTCCGCTATAAGTTGCACAAATGGTATCAAGAACAAATAGTGAACGATACCGCTCTACCGATAAAGAAGGAGGAAAATAGAGATTAATCACATACAAGGAGGCCGAGTCAGCAATAATCTTTATCATCACTATATCAACCAAAGAGAGGTCGCTAGTAACAAACGGGGTCAAACTAATCTCCAAAGATACGAATGTCTTATCAACCGCAATGAGAACTCCACCGCCTCTGGAAGACCCACACCGCATAAAATCCCTATCGGACCGATACTCTCCATATTGGCTTGGGAACAACTCTTCACTTCTGATCGCACCGTCCAACCAAGTTTCCGTAAGAGCCACCACCGGATGCTGACTGACAGCTATtgcattgaaaaataatgtacTTTTAGACCTCAGGCTTCTGACGTTCTGGTAGTATAGGCTCAGAACCCCTAACGTAGATAGTCTATTGTTCGAGGACTCCACAGAAGTATTACACTCAGTCATGGTATCAGAATGCTATGCAGGCCCTAATAAGTCATCTTTAAATTTCTTCAGGGTTAGTTTGTAAGAAAGTACATTTCTCCCTCTCCCACACCGCATGGTTGACAGAATGAGACCCTCCGGTCAATCTGACACAGTTACTGCACTTACGATCCGAAGACTTACAATCTCCGAGCACATGAGCCCAGAGCCGGAGCGAGGGCGTGGCGAGAGAGGCGGTCGCCACGGGCGCTAGCGATCTGGgggcgcaaaataaaaataataaaaaaacagtattctccccaattgaatatttttcatttaatatttaacacaaaacataatattattAAAATATGCCAAAACACATTATACATATGTGtgtgaattaaattaatgtgaacGTAAACAAACACTATACAGGTGGGATTGTAAACAACGTCCGTACTCCACAGCATGGACTGGAGAATAATAACcaaatacttaataataataaattattaagatatagtccacaccatcagtccgaaaacagaatgcgtcgccacagccttctaaagaacgtctctatagacggctgtggcgtcgcataacaaccaacgcgataacaaaggccatgtcgagatctaccatatatctattatattctatatcgataatgggacctcgaaaattgaagccagcccgtggccggaatcgacttatgcgcatgtgcagaaatattaagaataaaaatacctgattagttctgtctctttctgatacatggttttatgaattgacaggaatgaaatgattttacttcacaaccattcgaatattttcgaccttaacctatcaatatgttgatattggtttgaatcaggttcaaactcaggtttgcattacgtagtataatttgtatttcttcgttgatttctaataactagaagtcaaaattcttgaaacttcatcattttgcaacactagacgctcggattcataacaaaagtgaaatattatgtgtaatccacagaaaacctgcggagtgcggagacttacaaaagtgatgttgaatcaacaaaattgtataggactgtgaatacatttttctaggttgttcactatcgtatattgtctgcattgtatctagataagtctgttattgtcttgaaattcagttgggagttgaggtaataattctagttcaatttatatgattgttttttcagcactgaaatagtgaaatatctaaatcgacatctatatatataaagctcaactgtagttactagTATCTACAAGTTTCTCATCTTCTGGcaatattcttattgccaaattgattattgtattgcttctattgaagcatggctcttttaatgagcactctgtacttttataaataaaatataactacatattacattaaatgttgaccaaagaatattttttactgagtattgagtagatttacaagaggggaaattcaggaggtgagataagtatgatgttgACACAAAcacgcaatattgaaactggtatgaaacagtaatattaaatgaaattgttattatgtcactcttgagtttactgagtatagacaataccattcctattcggcacttattatttcacaaatcataataatattgagtgAATAGTTTTGATGCACtcatttggtttgatctcttttcgttgatttatctgaaagttgaaaaaaaacggataaattctcgatgaattcaatattcattaactttcgcgtcgaataaaattcttctcaaaatgtgtacaagaatttgaaataaatcatcattcgaattcattcaacgtcaaatatgaaaacaaactaaccATAGATTAGAGTTATGTAGATTGGAAACTTCCATACCACGAGACGAAACCGTTTTTTTGCGCCCTCTCTTAACCTGGGGTGAATTAATAGGTGTTTCTTTCAATATACAGTTAATAGATGACGCTAGAAAAAAGTAGATTTCCTTCAACTTCATTCACAGGACAAGGAGAGAAGTGTGTtctgtcatttgaaattttgaagattaatcttttcgaattgaaatgtttgaaaatattttatatatcctAGTTTAGGCAGCGAGTTATTATTCCTATAATTTTGTGAGGTTTTTTTCATCCCCTTCAGGTAATGCGAAGAACATTTTTAGTTaactgttttatttttacctattgaattatgcattttcaaatGGACTTGTGAACATTCGATACATGTTTGAAGTTGTAACGAACGATACTACCAATTTTACTCACTTATGAAATGactcaattttaatatttttcaactattgATCAAAAAGGTATCGGAAAGAGTAAATATCAAAAGGGAAAATATCAAACTATATTTCCGGATATccgattagaaaaaaaaattcattcccgTGCTGGAGAAGGCgtaattctacgtgaaagttacgATTGCGGCGACTGTGAAATAGCTTATCATGAAAAACTTTCCTATACCTACTAAAATGGTTCGAATTTAAGACTGGACTCCTGGtataaacgaaaaaataaaccTTTATAGAGTATATTTTATTACTTGTTGATCCATgcaattaataaaataatactcTAAAGAATGCCATATTATCCTTATTTTTTCCTTTGCATTAATCGGTTTTTTACTTTGAAAATTATGCGAATGAAAGAATACTACTGCGGTGATTTATTCGTATCATAAAAACACTAAACTACTGATATTTCAGCTGAACTAAATACCAGTACATTGGTGTTTATGTTATTTGATACGAATAAATTGTCAAGTAGTTTTCTTGCGTTCACATGGACAACTCGAATTTCCTGCAATGTATGGAGAATATACtgaaaacacagaaattatactcgttctttttgtttgacaacacacagcttttttttcaaaaccagATCTACTCAAGCTTCACCCCAGTCCACCAGAGGTCGCGGTGaacaatgtttcaaaatattgtgagagTTTCCTATCTACACCACCTTAATCTATGaaactaaccaatatcttgattgtcattttcgaacttctaattcgcgcatgcgtacaagtggattcctcccaacgaaAAGTTGAGCcactttttgtcgtagtctagaacgcgtgttatcgatattggtataatagatatatgagatctacttacaaaaaaactaccggagaccgattgaggcgcaaaaccttagccgattgggagtatttccttcagaacatagacaacaATAGCTAGCCTTTTATCTCAGACAACGCTCGTGCATTTGTGTTTCTAAGGGTTTTACTTCttcttattataatatatacttagttattgagtgaaaatataatatgagcctggaaatcattcgaaatggagagctggtaaattatcacagatagattacagaagaggaaaagagaagaaaaataaaacagccTGGAGGAAAAGCTGATGATAAAACaatttaattttgactagaagaatgagctgaaaaaggacctcattcaagtattgaactatatttcaGTGCAACTTGAAGAAAGAATCAGTGTTTTGCCAGAAGTTGCTGAAGACAGCTTTCTCGAGGGAATATGTTTGCAAGACTTTCTACTTGGCGAACTAAATAAGAAAGCATGAATAGTTCCGATTCAGATCCATACAAATTTGTggccactcaaaatattcttgactttatcagtaactacagctgccacagctacatattaattaacgttctttcaacaaattgaaactagtgaaaacctatttaaggTCTTTAACTGAACAGGAAAGGCTGACTTATTTAGCATAGCAGTCACatcaatagaaaagaaaaagaatcacgacatcattgatattcttgcagaaaccaaagcaagaaaagtcaaattatagttcattttgaatgcatgttattgttatattgtatcccttttattttgattttatttgtattaatttctttaaaataggaaagatttttccgagcaaaaaaagctaggtattcaattatgaaagataaatacaaatcaacataagaaatataatttcttaggggcgcattatgagaattcgccacaggcgccagaatcctagttccggctctgCATGAGCCTGCGCACAATGAGGACAAGTTATAGGCTTATCACACTTATTGGAGGAATGATGATATCCGTTGCATCTATAACAACGCAAAATGTCTACTGCATCAAAAACCCGGCAACTGTCATAACCAACAAACAAGTTacctttcggacagtccgagaattgttctagaaccgcgcagaggattcgatactagggcgcaacatttctgcgcagttctagaacaattctcggactgtccgaaattcgaacccgaatacagcctgtatatacggaccatacgcacgGTCAAAGATTAACTCTTTGGCACGGTTCATTCTTTCTTAACCTCACCCAACCTGATACCATAGAGTATTAAACCTCAATACATTGAACTTAGTTCAATGCCTCAATATAAAAGCtctgttttggttcgcacttgaggcggttccgaatcggttcaaagtagtggagcagcaatggTGTGGGAAACTACacgcatgctacgcgcgagcttacggtaaataaataaatgtgcgactgttttgaaccgttctggaaccatccttaaagcgaaccaaaacaggcctattgaatgagtcaaaaatgtgtaccaaGCTTTCTGTCTATCTCTTGTCTATGTCTATCACTACTGATAgttcattgaaaaataaactCATGACCCAAAATGCATATTGAGGGAGATATATccttccaaagttgataaaattcaaaaaatttctccgcATAACTTCTAAATGGAGAATGCCACCAGATTGAAATTCCGTGTATAAATGTATTAATGTATGTttttaaaatacatttttttattacactacatttctgatattgtatacagggtgagtcatgaTTTTTTTGGGACAACTGCTTCtgttttggtgaaaaaaataaaagcaTTCAATGAAGCGAAGAaaattacataaaaaaaatactcttatccaaatataaaaaattgaactgtTTTCCAGGTATTTGAGTTTTGTagtcataaagtaagtcaaggtcTGTTCTGTGTTTGTAGTCACATGATGTCAGCAGATttattaggcttgttcgtagggtggttcacaacggttgtgagcTGTACCAAAGATTAACCTCTTTgtctgtacagagcaagcgcaaatggattttcgctaccctaaaatggaattgcgcttgctctgtacagttcacaaccgttgtgaaccactctacgaacaaagctATTCATGAGTCAGTTGATCGGATTGTTTTGTTGGgtttcagaaataaaaatcataattcagttgaaaaaaatttgggtttttcattcgaaatagggaatgaaaaatacatataatataaatttagccttttattttctgaataagtGTAGAATTCTTCGGCCGAAATGTGAAGGAAAAGACGAACAACATAGCTTCAATAACAAGTACTGAAAATTTTGTTCTTGAAAGGGCAAATAGCTTTGATTGTCTTTGTGGTGATCGGGACAATCGTCCGGAATAGAACTCGAATGTCTATTTTCACAGTGAAAATTGCATGATTTGTGcaaacttgaaaatgaaatttttctagtttttttatttcaaaaatcatGTGGTCCAATTTAATGAATAATACTTGAAGGAGAATTTCAATTGTTTTACTAAATACACAAATCACATAAGATGCTAATCAGAGTAATTTTAGATGTCCACTGACTTGATCTAATACAACTTTAGGAGCTGGTCCAAGTGATAATACTGTTCGACTCATAGGAGCAACTTGGGTATGTCCAGCATCTCTAACTATTTTTGTTAAAATTTTCAGTTCCTTTGCCTTTTTCTCTAAGCTCAATAATTCCTCTTCTGATTCAACTTTGACTGCTATTTTAGCTGTACCTGAAATGCATCATTGTGTATCACATTGTAATGATATTATGAGTGAAACTCACCATTTTTCATCCAGGGTTTCAACAAATAAGGTCGTTTCTTAATCATAGCCTCATAAGACATAACTGCGGCATGACAACATTGAGCAGCGATTTTTCCTTTCCCCATTTTAAGATCATTTCGTACCACTAACATCATTCGATACTCAGACTTATCTTTGaactgaaaattcaaaataagaaaggTAATTCAAATATTGACCAACCCTTTACTTACCTCATATTCCTTTTCAACATTCTTTGATATTTCATTATTTGTCCTTTTGAATATTTTGGAATTTACATATGATATTAGAACCCCCACTCCAACAACAGCGGTAACAATTAAATAGGAATTCATATTGGACacttaatttttgatagcttaaatttatttgaaattcgTTAGAAAAGAAAGAGAGATCAAGAAATTGGATCTCTTCTATCACAGCAAAGAGTTAGGTtaaccaaacctaacctaacccaactTGACATTGAACCATAGATTAACTAACCTaacaccacagaacacaaataggcTAGCCATAGATATACATTGGGACCCGGAATCTGAGTACGATTTTTTTCACCGACCTAGCACGGTTCTATCTACACTGCATAATTACCGGTTTACCACGTGGGTAATTATGCAGTGTAGATAGAACCGTGCTAGGTCGGTGAAAAAAATCGTACTCACAGATTCCGGGTCCCAGATTACGAAAATGAAAACGAGAAGTCTGCAATTCTCTtagttttcccaaaaaaaaaatgggaaagtTTCCTTCTGGAACGTGAGGTTACTGATAGTTATAGTTtgttttctccttttttcttAATCAATACTCATTGGAAATGTTCGATTTAGGTACTCTCAATCATTTCAAGTCAAAAAAAGGCTTTCATTTAGCCGAAAACGATGATTTTATATATTGTTTACATCCGTATGAGTCGTCATTGCCGCCATGAtatttcaacatacgaactgtcaaACGTTGCAAACTATGCAACGTTGCCAATAGTACATATGTGTagttaaattgaagaaattaGTTCGAATATTGCTTGGGAAAATATGTTTTTAGTTCTTATACAATATTTTCACGCATTGGCATATCAAATTATTATAGAGCTGTACAACCCCTATAACCACCTAACCCTTCTATTAggaaaggttaggttaggtttaagGGTTTTGTCATGGTGTTTTTTCAaggatcatttttgaaaacgcGATCAAATTCGTAATGGCAAAATGAAACGAGTCTTTTCAGAGTTTCCTACACCAAAAAAGTATCATTTTAAAAATATAACTAACATGAACCATTCAGGAATAACGACCAGTACCTATCATAATCAAACTTCTAAAGTTCCCTTTAACCCTAGTAAAAAAAGATACTGGAAAAAGCATTAAGCGTGACTCAAAATTTCATTAGTTAACTGGCAGCTAACCATAGGTTAGCATAGGTTATCTATGCAGCTAACGCATATGGAAAAGTGAACAAAGATATGTTTTCCTATCCCAACAGTTCGAAAGGAATTTGCTGACCAACCAGTTTGAGACTTGGCAACGTTGCATAGGAACAGTTCCTAGCTCGAAACATCATGGCGAATTAAAGGCATTTTTTTGGCAGGATTAACTTGAATGTTGATGAATTTAACATTTCCAACGAGTATTTATTAAAGAAATAGAAGAAAACTAGCTTTAACTATATATAACCTCACCTTCCAGAGGGGAAactttcccatttttttttgggaaaactaAGAGAATTGCAGACTTCTCGTTTTCATTTTCGTAATCTGGGACCCGGAATCTGTGAGTACGATTTTTTTCACCGACCTAGCACGGTTCTATCAAAGATTCCTCTTTGGTTCTATCTACACTGCATAATTACCACCATAGACAATTACAGATTACCACGACGCGCTCTGAGCATTCAATTcacttatattagtgttctgtggttcaATGGCTCTGAGATCCACCCAGAGACAATGGATCTCTATGGATCCAGCCCTACGGCAGCCATGGAGCTCGTCTGCTgggtatattagtgttctgtggtttacAGCATTGAACTCTATTCCCATAGAGTACAGGTGTACAGGTAAGTGCAAATAAGACACCCTTCGGGTAGAATTTAGCCATCCACCATTAAGGTGTCGGACCTTCAGGTGGTCCTACAGTACTGTGACTGCGTGACAGGTGTCGCAGGTAACTGTAGCACATGTGCCCTACAcatctgccttgtctcattcataaactgttctaatgttggattccttacaggtgtaccagtacgtgagacattgACTGCTGCAGGGGGATCGGCACCATCTCCCGAGTCGATCAGTGAGGTCTCaacccaggtgaactgggcaccttaCATCTACAGAAACTTTTGATCCCGGTGGGATGTCCGTGGCTGTCCATGATTACTGCTactacgcagctcctccagtgtttccAAACCCTTGTTTGCAGTCACCTTAATTTGTTCAATCAGTTGCTACAGTGTTTTGTCCGCCgtgacaataaagtccagcctttttgaatgtgtattaatctggtggaAAGTCGCGAAAActcgttagccgcattatcaTAATTGAAATCCTGAAGGGACACCACTAAGTCGGTGAGATCATTTTGCCAAATATATCAATCTCCAAGTCcggaaaaattcgagaaatacCACACACAATCGCAAGCcgtattgtaacgttttcttcgcttgattaaaacgttcaactgattaaaattatttattcacacttaatacacttataactcacaaactaactatgtcactactatttactatttatttacactcgtatttatttccaataGTCGCGtgcactgtgaactataactgtacttctacctgctcctccgctgggcttatataggcgccggaaacatccCCGTGCCCTCGTGGTCGTTCCAGAATAAAgagaccgctctggttctcgaaaggtccgaccgcaagggccggactggttaaaCTTTTCCCTCCTtgagcctgttctgtcccagaacagatttagtgaatttctccgaggaccgtggcgaaacctgcactcatcaccattcctacagtagcctttctgatggaagtagcactccacagttttttcTAGGCTCCTTGGTTTGCTTCGGATCAAAATTGCATACTAGGATCCGTATATCAGTCttctgaaataccacctccagcatgcttcgcacaacccgccaattcagctggtccagtccgcaaccgagcttgggaacagctaatttcctaactccaaagcgttgaaggttttctttcaagctatgcagtgccgccAATAGATTCttataggttggcttctgatgggaatgttgcttggtgactagCTAATAAATGatccgaccttcagccttcaatttcaaagcttttCCGATTCCTGGCTGCTGTCGTAATAGttcttcctgacgtccaaatttatttctgaatactctagCTATACccttgctcatacgaaggtcgtTCGCTtcacaatgagcgagagagtattcctcagaaacTGTAAAGAGGTCT comes from the Coccinella septempunctata chromosome 2, icCocSept1.1, whole genome shotgun sequence genome and includes:
- the LOC123306666 gene encoding peptidyl-tRNA hydrolase 2, mitochondrial-like, with amino-acid sequence MNSYLIVTAVVGVGVLISYVNSKIFKRTNNEISKNVEKEYEFKDKSEYRMMLVVRNDLKMGKGKIAAQCCHAAVMSYEAMIKKRPYLLKPWMKNGTAKIAVKVESEEELLSLEKKAKELKILTKIVRDAGHTQVAPMSRTVLSLGPAPKVVLDQVSGHLKLL